One segment of Syntrophorhabdus sp. DNA contains the following:
- a CDS encoding V-type ATPase subunit: MTGNLDYFVARLHGKRSSMAEGDRLDSLTRLRSLPEFTRAIFPEREFQGTADFQRLLIEELAREFSGFPGHLDRAERHLIDWMPARLEAENIKVLLRACITKIPLEEVTQRLVPLPGQTPAVVESLVRAPTLSDFVMLLPFGPLRKGLEKAIRDHGEDVRPFFLEAALDSGYLRELATRLTLLSSRDRQEVEGVICQEVDIFHLMLVLRGKFNYGLAADQLLSFHVPGARIPHAVLAAMLDDHDPWIAVGRAVMRAIDPLPVEGALSESSSAIQIPFIEDLAWRRYHRLANTAFRRSHMGFGVVVGYVALRRLEVANLITISEGIRTGAGEDIIRTRMVPRVEREASHA; the protein is encoded by the coding sequence ATGACAGGCAACCTCGACTACTTTGTAGCCCGTCTTCACGGGAAGCGCAGTTCGATGGCCGAGGGAGACAGGCTCGATTCCCTCACGCGCCTGAGGAGCCTCCCGGAGTTCACGCGGGCCATCTTTCCCGAGCGGGAGTTTCAGGGGACCGCGGACTTTCAACGTCTATTGATAGAGGAGCTTGCCAGGGAATTCTCGGGCTTCCCCGGCCACCTGGACCGGGCCGAGAGGCATCTTATCGACTGGATGCCCGCCCGCCTTGAAGCCGAGAACATCAAAGTGCTCCTCAGGGCGTGCATCACGAAGATCCCCCTGGAAGAGGTGACACAGCGTCTCGTTCCCCTGCCGGGGCAGACACCGGCAGTGGTCGAATCACTGGTGAGAGCGCCGACACTCAGCGATTTCGTGATGCTCCTTCCCTTCGGGCCGTTGCGCAAGGGTCTTGAAAAGGCGATCAGGGACCATGGCGAGGACGTCCGCCCCTTCTTCCTGGAGGCGGCTCTGGACAGTGGCTATCTTCGGGAGCTTGCTACGCGTCTCACGCTCCTTTCCAGCCGGGACCGGCAGGAGGTCGAAGGCGTGATATGCCAGGAGGTGGACATCTTTCACCTCATGCTCGTCCTGCGCGGAAAGTTCAACTATGGCCTGGCGGCGGACCAGTTGCTGTCCTTCCACGTCCCAGGGGCCCGGATACCACACGCCGTCCTCGCCGCCATGCTGGACGACCACGATCCCTGGATCGCGGTGGGACGCGCCGTCATGCGCGCCATCGATCCCCTGCCGGTGGAAGGGGCCTTGAGCGAGTCATCCTCGGCCATCCAGATACCTTTCATAGAAGATCTGGCATGGAGACGATACCACCGCCTTGCAAACACGGCGTTCAGGCGCAGCCACATGGGTTTTGGCGTCGTTGTCGGGTACGTGGCGCTGCGCCGCCTGGAAGTGGCCAATCTCATAACCATCTCCGAGGGCATTCGCACGGGTGCCGGTGAGGACATCATACGGACGCGGATGGTGCCGCGCGTGGAAAGGGAGGCGTCCCATGCTTAG